The nucleotide sequence ACGGTGTACGTAGTCGTCCGGCACTTCCGGCAGGGTGAAGTTGATCACGTGGCTGATGCCGTCGATATGAATCCCGCGGCCCGCCACGTCGGTGGCCACTAGTACCCGGATCTTGCCTTCGCGAAAGCCTTCCAGCGTCTTGATGCGCTTGTGCTGTGGCACGTCGCCGGACAACTGCGCAGCGTTGACGCCATCGCGCACCAGGCGCTCTTCGATGCGCCGCACTTCATCCTTGCGGTTGGCAAACACCATCACCCGCTCCCAGCCGTTATCGTTGACCAGGTTGTAGAGCAGTTTGTATTTGTCGGCGCCGGCCACGGCATAGATATGCTGTTCGACGTTTTCGCTGGCGACGTTCAGCGCCTCGATCTCGACGATAGAGGGGTCGGTGGTCCACTGTTTGGCGAGGTTCATCACGTCTTCAGTGAAGGTCGCGGAGAACAGCAACGTCTGGCGTTCGTTTTTCGGCGGGGTCTGGCGAATGATCTGGCGCACTTGCGGGATGAAGCCCATGTCGAGCATGCGGTCGGCTTCGTCGAGCACCATCACTTCGACCATGTCCAGGTGCACGTCGCCGCGCTGGTTGAAGTCCAGCAAACGGCCCGGCGTGGCGACCAGGATGTCGCAGTGGCGCGCTTCCAGGTGCTTGAGCTGTTTATCGAAGTCCATACCGCCGACGAAGGTCATGACGTTGAGGCCGGTGTATTTGGTCAGGTCGGCGGCGTCCTTGGCGATCTGTACGACCAGTTCCCGGGTCGGGGCGATGATCAGCGCCCGTGGCTCGCCCATGTAGCGCTCTTTGGGCGGCGGGGTTTGCAGCAGTTGGGTGATGATCGAAATCAGGAACGCAGCCGTCTTGCCGGTGCCAGTCTGGGCGCGGCCGATGGCGTCTTTGCCCGCCAGGGTAAAGCCCAGCACTTGGGCCTGGATCGGCGTGCAGTACGGGAAACCCAGGTCCTGAATCGCGTGCATCAGTTCCGGGGCGAGCTTGAAATCATGAAAGCGGGTTTTGCCTTCCTGGGGTTCGACCACGAAGTCTTCCAGTTTCCACGGCTTCACCACCGGCTTGGGCGCACGCTCGCGGCGGGCTTTTTCAGGCGCGGCGTTGGTCGCTGGAACCGAGGGTGGGGTTGGCGGCTTTTTTGGCGAAGCAACGGCAGCGGTGCGGCCAGGCTGTTTAGCCTCGTGGCGGCTACCGGAAGCTTGGACGGGTACGCTGGCAACAGGGGCGAGCGGCTCAGCCTCGCTTTTACCGAACATCTTCTTGAGTGCTTTGAGCACGGTCATCTCATCAATTGGTTAAGGAATATACGCCGGCCAGTGTAATGCAAGAATCGGGCGCGGCGTAGTGCGTCTGTCATACGGCTACACAAACAGTGTTTTTCAGTCCAGGCGAGCGCTCAACCAGGTGCCGATATCGCGTATCTCCTGGGGTAACACTTCGTGACCCATTGGGTATTCCTGCCATGTCACGGTGACACCACGGGTCTTCAAATGCTCATAAGCGCTACGCCCCATGGCGTTGTGCACCACTTCATCGTATTGGCCGTGCAGGCACAGGGTCGGAATCCGCTGCTGACTGGCGGATAACTCAAGCTCGTCGTCGAAGGTCGGCGCGTAAGTGGAGAGGGCGATCACGCCACCCAACGGGCCCTGCCAGTTCAGAAACGCTGTGTGCAAGACCACGGCGCCACCTTGGGAGAAACCCGCGAGAAAAATGCGCGAGGCGTCTATTCCGCTGCTTTTTTGCTGGTCGATTAAATCGGTGAGGTTTTTTGCCGACACTTCCAACTCTTCCAGGCTGATGGAGCGCGCCGGGCTCATGGCCTTGATGTCGTACCAGCTGGGCATCTCGTAGCCGCCATTAATCGTCACCGGGCGGGTCGGCGCCTGGGGCAAAACAAAGCGGGTGGACAACAACGTTTCCTGCAGCGCTTCGGCGACTGGCAGGAAGTCGTAGCGATCGGCACCCAGGCCATGCAACCAGATAACGCAGGCATCTGCGGGCTTGGAGGGCTGAAGAATCAAGGGCTGGGTCATGTCTGCTCCATAAATGTGCGTGTGCTCCGATGAAGTGCGTCGGGTCGGTGCGCGACGGGGTTATCTGTTAACAAGATGTCGCAAGGTTGAAACTTTTTCTATTGACCTCTGACTGAATCGACTCAGCCGCCAGTCTGGTACGGCGCTTGCTATAAGAACCCTGATGTCATCGCTGAACCCGGGCGGTAACACTAGCAGTGACTGCCGCTTGTGGGATAGCAATTGGACTTACAGCGACAGCTTCATGCCGATTGACCTCAAAAAAAGCCAACACAGGTCAATTTCGCCTCATAAGGGTGCGGCACGGCTCAAGCTCCGACACAACAAGAGCAACTGGAGGTTTGAATGAAGGTATTGAAATCCACCCTGGCCATCGTTTGCGCGGCCGCGGCACTGGGTGTCAGCAGTTTCGCCCAGGCGGGCGCAACCCTGGACGCCGTACAGAAGAAAGGTTTTGTGCAATGTGGTGTGAGTGACGGTTTGCCGGGTTTCTCGGTACCGGACGCCACCGGCAAGATCCTCGGCATCGATGCTGACTTCTGCCGTGCCGTAGCCGCCGCGGTATTCGGCGACGCGACCAAAGTCAAATTCAGTCAACTGAACGCCAAGGAGCGTTTCACCGCGCTGCAGTCCGGCGAAATCGACATCCTGTCGCGCAACACCACCATGACCAGCTCCCGTGACGCGGGCATGGGCCTGAAATTCCCGGGCTTCATTACTTACTACGACGGCATCGGCTTCCTGGTAAACAACAAGCTGGGCGTCAAGAGCGCCAAGGAACTGGACGGTGCAACCATCTGCATCCAGGCCGGTACCACCACCGAGCTGAACGTGTCCGACTACTTCCGCGGCAACGGCCTGAAGTACACCCCGATTACGTTCGATACCTCCGATGAAAGCGCCAAGTCGCTGGAGTCCGGCCGTTGCGACGTACTGACCTCCGACAAGTCCCAACTGTTCGCCCAGCGCAGCAAGCTGGCCGCGCCGAAGGACTACGTGGTTCTGCCGGAAACCATTTCCAAGGAGCCGCTGGGCCCGGTCGTGCGTAACGGTGACGACGAATGGCTGGCAATCGTGCGCTGGACTGGCTACGCCATGCTCAACGCCGAAGAAGCCGGCATCACCTCGAAGAACGTCGAAGCCCAAGCCAAGTCCACCAAGAACCCGGACGTCGCCCGTATGCTCGGCGCTGACGGTGAATACGGTAAAGACCTGAAACTGCCGAAAGACTGGGTCGTGCAGATCGTCAAGCAAGTCGGCAACTACGGTGAAGTGTTCGAGAAAAACCTGGGCAAAAGCACCCCGCTGGAAATCGACCGCGGCCTGAACGCGTTGTGGACCAACGGCGGCATTCAATACGCACCACCAGTGCGCTGATGGTTCTATCACCCGGTGGGCCAACCACCGGGTGATGTTCTGTTCCATTCCTTGCGGGGCACTTCATGCAAAATTCAATCGGCGCACCCAAGCAGAGGCTCAGCCTCAGCGATCCACGCGTGCGTGCCTGGGTCTTTCAGATCGTCACGATTGTGGCGGTCGTCTCATTGGGCTGGTTTCTGTTCGATAACACGCAAACCAACCTTGAACACCGGGGCATTACCTCCGGGTTCAGCTTTCTGGAGCGCAGTGCCGGTTTCGGCATCGCCCAAACCCTGATCGACTACACCGAAGCGGACAGTTATGCCCGCGTCTTTGTCATCGGCTTGCTTAACACCCTGTTGGTGACCTTTATCGGCGTGATCCTGGCGACCATTCTCGGTTTCATTATCGGCGTGGCGCGTCTGTCGAAGAACTGGATCATCGCCAAACTGGCAACGGTGTACGTGGAGGTTTTCCGTAACATCCCGCCCTTGCTACAGATTTTGTTCTGGTACTTCGCGGTGTTCCTGACCCTGCCGGGGCCGCGCGGCGCGCATAACGTCGGTGACATCTTCTTTGTCAGCAGCCGCGGCGTGAACATGCCTGGCGCCTTGGTGACCGAAGGGTTCTGGCCGTTCGTGGTCAGCGTCGTGCTGGCGATTGTCGCGATCGTACTGATGAGCCGCTGGGCCACCAAACGCTTTGAGGCCACCGGGCAGCCGTTCCACAAGTTCTGGGTCGGGCTGGCGCTGTTCCTGGCGATCCCGGCGCTGTGCGCGCTACTGTTCGGCGCGCCGGTGCACTGGGAAATGCCGGAGCTCAAGGGGTTCAACTTCGTGGGTGGCTGGGTGCTGATTCCAGAGCTGCTGGCCTTGACCCTGGCGTTGACGGTGTACACGGCGGCGTTTATCGCTGAAATCGTGCGTTCCGGGATCAAGTCGGTCAGCCACGGCCAAACGGAAGCGGCCCACTCGCTGGGCATGCGCAACGGGCCGACCCTGCGCAAGGTGATCATCCCGCAAGCCCTGCGGGTGATCATTCCTCCGCTCACCAGCCAATACCTGAACCTGGCAAAAAACTCTTCGTTGGCAGCCGGCATCGGTTACCCGGAAATGGTCTCGTTGTTTGCCGGTACGGTGCTGAACCAGACCGGGCAGGCGATCGAAGTCATTGCCATCACCATGAGCGTGTACCTGGCGATCAGTATCAGCATTTCCCTGCTGATGAACTGGTACAACAAGCGCATTGCGCTGATCGAGCGGTGAGGAAACGCGCATGACATCCCATACTTTCAAACCTGACATGCCCCCGCCGAACAGCAGTATCGGCGTGGTGGCATGGATGCGCGCGAACATGTTCTCCAGCTGGCTTAACACCCTGCTGACGCTGTTCGCGTTCTACCTGATCTACCTGGTGATCCCGCCGATTCTCAGTTGGGCGGTCATTGACGCCAACTGGGTCGGCACCACCCAGGCCGACTGCACCAAGGAGGGCGCCTGCCGGGTGTTCATCCAGCAGCGCTTCGGCCAGTTCATGTACGGCTACTACCCGGTGGACCTGCGCTGGCGCGTCGACCTGACCGTGTGGTTGGCGGTCATCGGCGCCGCGCCGCTGTTCATCTCGCGTTTCCCGCGCAAGGCCGTCTACGGCCTGGGGTTCCTGGTGCTGTACCCGATCATTGCCTTCTACCTGCTGCACGGCGGGATTTTCGGCATGACCAATGTCCCCACCAGTCGCTGGGGCGGCCTGATGCTGACCCTGGTGATCGCTACCGTCGGCATCGCCGGCGCCTTGCCGTTGGGTATCGTGCTGGCATTGGGTCGACGTTCGGACATGCCGGCGATTCGTGTGGTGTGCGTGACCTTCATCGAGTTCTGGCGCGGTGTGCCGTTGATCACGGTGCTGTTCATGTCGTCGGTGATGTTGCCGCTGTTCCTGCCTGAAGGCATGAACTTCGACAAGCTGCTGCGGGCACTGATCGGGGTGATTCTGTTCCAGTCGGCCTATGTGGCCGAAGTGGTGCGCGGTGGTTTGCAGGCGATCCCCAAAGGGCAGTACGAAGCCGCTGCGGCGATGGGCCTGGGTTACTGGCGCAGCATGGGCCTGGTGATTTTGCCGCAAGCCTTGAAGATGGTGATCCCGGGGATCGTCAACACTTTCATCGCGCTGTTCAAGGACACCAGCCTTGTGATCATCATCGGCCTGTTCGACCTGCTCAACAGCGTCAAGCAAGCTGCCGCCGACCCCAAATGGCTGGGCATGGCCACTGAAGGCTATGTATTCGCGGCCCTGGTGTTCTGGATTTTCTGTTTTGGTATGTCGCGCTATTCCATGCATCTGGAACGCAAGCTCGACACAGGCCACAAGCGTTAGGAGTTCTATCGATGAGCGAAGCAAACAAACAGCCTGTGAGCCCTGAAGGCATTATCCAGATGCAGGGCGTGAACAAGTGGTACGGCCAGTTCCACGTGTTGAAAGACATCAACCTCGACGTCAAACAGGGCGAGCGTATCGTGCTGTGCGGCCCGTCGGGTTCCGGCAAGTCCACCACCATCCGCTGCCTCAACCGCCTGGAAGAACACCAGCAAGGGCGCATTGTGGTGGATGGCGTGGAACTGACCAACGACCTCAAGCAGATCGAAACGGTCCGCCGTGAAGTCGGCATGGTGTTTCAGCACTTCAATCTGTTCCCGCACCTGACCATCCTGCAGAACTGCACGCTGGCGCCAATGTGGGTGCGCAAGATGCCCAAGCGCAAGGCCGAGGAAATCGCCATGCACTATCTGGAGCGGGTGCGTATTCCGGAGCAGGCTCACAAGTATCCGGGGCAACTGTCCGGCGGTCAGCAACAGCGCGTGGCGATTGCCCGGGCGTTGTGCATGAAGCCGAAAATCATGCTGTTCGATGAACCGACCTCGGCCCTCGATCCGGAAATGGTCAAGGAAGTACTCGACACCATGATCGGCCTCGCCGAAGACGGCATGACCATGCTCTGCGTGACCCACGAAATGGGTTTTGCGCGGACCGTGGCCAACCGTGTGATCTTCATGGACAAGGGCGAGATCGTTGAACAGGCGGCGCCGAATGACTTCTTCGATAACCCACAGAATGATCGGACCAAGCTGTTCTTGAGCCAGATTCTGCATTGATCGACAGGTGATGTCGGCATAAACCCAGCCTGAGGAGACTGTTCAGTCAAGGCTGAACTACGAAGGTTTTTTGTAGGAGCGAGCTTGCTCGCGAAAAACGTCAACGATACTGCGTGTTTCCTGGATAAACGCGGTGCCGATGAGTTCTTCGCGAGCAATCTCGCTCCTACAGTCATCGCTATTTGCTTAATTGAACGGCATTCAGACAAGCCCCCCTCGCCACCGGTTGCCTTGATGGGCAAGTCCGAATATGCTGCGGACAAATTCATCCTATGATTGGACGAAAGCAATAAGTTCATGATCGACATCGCCCCCCTTATCAAACGCTCCCTGGTCGACTTGGCCCTCGAGCAACTGCGCCAACGTATCACCCAAGGCAAATGGGCGGTGGGCGAGCGTTTGCCCACCGAGCCCGAACTGTCTGCCGAACTGGGCATCAGCCGCAACACCGTGCGCGAAGCCATGCGCGTACTGGCGTTTTCCGGGTTGATCGAGATTCGCCAGGGCGACGGCAGTTACCTGCGTTCGATGACTGATCCGCTGGGGGCGATGAAAGCCATGTCCCAATGTTCCCTGGGGCAGGCCCAGGAGACCCGACAGATTCTCGAAGTCGAAGCCATTGGCCTGGCCGCGTTGCGCCGTACTGAAGAGGATTTGCAGACCTTGCGCGAGGCCCTCGCCGAGAGCGCCCAGCGCTTTCATGGCGAGTTGGAAAGCTATATCCGCGCCGACCTGATTTTCCATCAACGCCTGGTGGATGCCGCGCATAATCCGGCCTTGAGCGAGCTGTACCATTATTTTTCGAGCATCGTCGCTGCCCAATTGCGTCAAACCCTGAATGTCCAACCACGTCGCCAAGCCGTGTTCGACCTGCACGACGCGCTGCTGGATGCCGTGGAGCAGCAGGATCCGGAACGCGCCAAGCGCCTTTGTCGGCAGTTGATCAATGAACCTTGAACCCGAGCACCGCATGCTGCGTAAACCATCGCCCCAGGTACAAAGTGCCCTTGAAGAGTTGCTGATCGATGCCGAGGTCGATGACGATCAGGTCCAGCGCAGCCCGCCGGCGGTGAGTCGCCCATGGCTGTTGCTGCTGAGCTTGATCCTGGTCGCGCTGAACTTGCGTCCGGCGCTGTCGAGCATGGCGCCGTTGCTCAGTGAAGTGTCCGCCAGCCTCGGTCTTTCGGCGGCCCGGGCGGGTCTGCTGACGACGTTGCCGGTGCTGTGCCTGGGCCTGTTCGCGCCGCTGGCGCCGATCCTGGCCCGGCGCTTCGGTGCCGAACGGGTGGTGCTGGGGATCTTGCTGACCTTAGCCTGCGGCATCATCCTGCGCAGTTCTTTCGGTGAAGTCGGGTTATTTGCCGGCAGCCTGTTGGCCGGCGCCAGTATCGGCATTATCGGCGTACTGCTACCCGGTATCGTCAAGCGTGACTTCGCCCAACACGCCGGCACCATGACCGGCGTCTACACCATGGCGCTGTGCCTGGGCGCGGCGCTCGCAGCGGGTTCTACGGTGCCCTTGAGCGACTATTTCGGTGACAGCTGGAATATCGGCCTGGGGTTCTGGATGCTGCCGGCCTTGCTGGCAAGCCTGTGCTGGCTGCCGCAACTCGGACGCAGACACGCTGCGCATCAAGTGGCCTATCGCGTGCGCGGGTTGTTGCGGGATCGACTGGCCTGGCAAGTGACCTTGTACATGGGCCTGCAATCCTCCCTGGCCTATATCGTCTTCGGCTGGCTGCCGTCGATCCTTATCGGCCGTGGATTGACGGCGACCCAGGCGGGGCTGGTGTTGTCCGGTTCGGTGCTGGTGCAACTCGCCAGCTCCCTTGCCGCACCTTGGCTGGCCACGCGCGGCAAGGACCAGCGCCTGGCGATTGTGATCGTGATGCTGTTGACCCTTGGCGGCCTGTTCGGCTGCCTGTATGCACCGCTGGACGGCTTGTGGGGCTGGGCGATTCTCCTGGGGCTGGGACAGGGCGGCACGTTCAGCCTCGCGCTGACCTTGATTGTGCTGCGCTCGCGGGATTCGCATGTCGCGGCCAATCTGTCGAGTATGGCCCAGGGGGTCGGTTACACCCTGGCATCGCTGGGCCCCCTCGCGGTCGGCCTGGTGCATGACTGGACCGGTGGCTGGAACGCAGTCGGCTGGATCTTCGCGGTGCTGGGTCTGGGCGCAATCATTGCCGGCCTCGGTGCGGGCAGGGCGTTGTATGTCGAGGTCAGCAGCGAAAGGGTCACTGAGCTTCGCTGATGTCATTTGCAAGGCGAATGACGATAGTCTTCGCCGCGATGGCGGATTATCGTGCAGGTCTATTCAAGCGATTTTCGGAGTCTGTCCCATGCGTGATGCCCACAGTGCCCTGATCACTCGGTTCTACGAGGCCTTTCAGCGCCTGGATGCCGAGGCCATGAGCGCCTGCTACAGCGACGATGTGCTGTTCAGCGACCCGGCCTTCGGTGAGTTGCGCGGGCGCGACGCCGGCGACATGTGGCGCATGCTCACCACGCGGGCCAAGGATTTTTCCCTGACGTTCGATAACGTGCGCAGCGACGAACGCTCCGGCGGTGCCCATTGGGTGGCGACTTATCTGTTCAGCCAGACCGGCAACATCGTGGTCAACGACATCCAGGCGCGCTTCGTGTTTCGCGATGGCAAGATCTGCGAACACCATGACCGTTTCGACCTGTGGCGCTGGTCCCGTCAGGCCCTGGGCACCAAAGGCCTGTTGCTGGGCTGGACGCCGCTGGTGCGCAACGCGGTGCGGGCCCAGGCGCTCAAGGGGCTGCGGGCGTTTCAGGCCAGTCGCTGATAATATTGAGGCTCTTTCCGTTTGCCAGAACATCTTGTGAACAGTTCGTCTGACTCCATTGAGCCCAGATCTTGGTTTGTCTATCTGGTTCGCGCCGCCAATGGCTCCTTGTATTGCGGGGTCAGCAACGACCCGGTGCGCCGCTTTGCCTCTCACCAGAGCGGTAAGGGCGCGCGGTTTTTTCTTTCAAGTCCCGCGGTCGCACTGGTCTACACGGAAGCCTGCTCGAGCAAAAGTGAAGCCCTGCGCCAGGAGCGCCTGATCAAAAAATTGAAGAAAAGCGCGAAGGAATGCTTGGTAGCGAGTGCATTATCACGCTGATTGATAAAGCCTCATCAGGCGGCACCGGTAGGCCGTAGCGTGTTGGCGGGCTAAGCTGCAAGCTCATTTTTCAAGCGGACTCCAGCATGTCAGAGCTGATTCTTCACCATTACCCTGCCTCACCGTTCGCGGAAAAGGCCCGTCTGCTGCTGGGCTTCAAAGGCTTGTCCTGGCGTTCGGTGCATATCCCGCCGATGATGCCAAAGCCGGACCTGACTGCCCTGACCGGCGGTTACCGCAAGACGCCGGTATTGCAGATTGGCGCCGACATCTATTGCGACACCGCATTGATCGCGCGGCGCCTGGAACAGCACAAACCCACGC is from Pseudomonas mucidolens and encodes:
- a CDS encoding amino acid ABC transporter permease; protein product: MTSHTFKPDMPPPNSSIGVVAWMRANMFSSWLNTLLTLFAFYLIYLVIPPILSWAVIDANWVGTTQADCTKEGACRVFIQQRFGQFMYGYYPVDLRWRVDLTVWLAVIGAAPLFISRFPRKAVYGLGFLVLYPIIAFYLLHGGIFGMTNVPTSRWGGLMLTLVIATVGIAGALPLGIVLALGRRSDMPAIRVVCVTFIEFWRGVPLITVLFMSSVMLPLFLPEGMNFDKLLRALIGVILFQSAYVAEVVRGGLQAIPKGQYEAAAAMGLGYWRSMGLVILPQALKMVIPGIVNTFIALFKDTSLVIIIGLFDLLNSVKQAAADPKWLGMATEGYVFAALVFWIFCFGMSRYSMHLERKLDTGHKR
- a CDS encoding CynX/NimT family MFS transporter, producing the protein MNLEPEHRMLRKPSPQVQSALEELLIDAEVDDDQVQRSPPAVSRPWLLLLSLILVALNLRPALSSMAPLLSEVSASLGLSAARAGLLTTLPVLCLGLFAPLAPILARRFGAERVVLGILLTLACGIILRSSFGEVGLFAGSLLAGASIGIIGVLLPGIVKRDFAQHAGTMTGVYTMALCLGAALAAGSTVPLSDYFGDSWNIGLGFWMLPALLASLCWLPQLGRRHAAHQVAYRVRGLLRDRLAWQVTLYMGLQSSLAYIVFGWLPSILIGRGLTATQAGLVLSGSVLVQLASSLAAPWLATRGKDQRLAIVIVMLLTLGGLFGCLYAPLDGLWGWAILLGLGQGGTFSLALTLIVLRSRDSHVAANLSSMAQGVGYTLASLGPLAVGLVHDWTGGWNAVGWIFAVLGLGAIIAGLGAGRALYVEVSSERVTELR
- a CDS encoding alpha/beta hydrolase, which produces MTQPLILQPSKPADACVIWLHGLGADRYDFLPVAEALQETLLSTRFVLPQAPTRPVTINGGYEMPSWYDIKAMSPARSISLEELEVSAKNLTDLIDQQKSSGIDASRIFLAGFSQGGAVVLHTAFLNWQGPLGGVIALSTYAPTFDDELELSASQQRIPTLCLHGQYDEVVHNAMGRSAYEHLKTRGVTVTWQEYPMGHEVLPQEIRDIGTWLSARLD
- the rhlB gene encoding ATP-dependent RNA helicase RhlB, translated to MTVLKALKKMFGKSEAEPLAPVASVPVQASGSRHEAKQPGRTAAVASPKKPPTPPSVPATNAAPEKARRERAPKPVVKPWKLEDFVVEPQEGKTRFHDFKLAPELMHAIQDLGFPYCTPIQAQVLGFTLAGKDAIGRAQTGTGKTAAFLISIITQLLQTPPPKERYMGEPRALIIAPTRELVVQIAKDAADLTKYTGLNVMTFVGGMDFDKQLKHLEARHCDILVATPGRLLDFNQRGDVHLDMVEVMVLDEADRMLDMGFIPQVRQIIRQTPPKNERQTLLFSATFTEDVMNLAKQWTTDPSIVEIEALNVASENVEQHIYAVAGADKYKLLYNLVNDNGWERVMVFANRKDEVRRIEERLVRDGVNAAQLSGDVPQHKRIKTLEGFREGKIRVLVATDVAGRGIHIDGISHVINFTLPEVPDDYVHRIGRTSRAGAAGVSISFAGEDDSYQLPSIETLLGRKISCETPPTHLLRAVERKRP
- a CDS encoding nuclear transport factor 2 family protein; this encodes MRDAHSALITRFYEAFQRLDAEAMSACYSDDVLFSDPAFGELRGRDAGDMWRMLTTRAKDFSLTFDNVRSDERSGGAHWVATYLFSQTGNIVVNDIQARFVFRDGKICEHHDRFDLWRWSRQALGTKGLLLGWTPLVRNAVRAQALKGLRAFQASR
- a CDS encoding amino acid ABC transporter permease, translating into MQNSIGAPKQRLSLSDPRVRAWVFQIVTIVAVVSLGWFLFDNTQTNLEHRGITSGFSFLERSAGFGIAQTLIDYTEADSYARVFVIGLLNTLLVTFIGVILATILGFIIGVARLSKNWIIAKLATVYVEVFRNIPPLLQILFWYFAVFLTLPGPRGAHNVGDIFFVSSRGVNMPGALVTEGFWPFVVSVVLAIVAIVLMSRWATKRFEATGQPFHKFWVGLALFLAIPALCALLFGAPVHWEMPELKGFNFVGGWVLIPELLALTLALTVYTAAFIAEIVRSGIKSVSHGQTEAAHSLGMRNGPTLRKVIIPQALRVIIPPLTSQYLNLAKNSSLAAGIGYPEMVSLFAGTVLNQTGQAIEVIAITMSVYLAISISISLLMNWYNKRIALIER
- a CDS encoding amino acid ABC transporter ATP-binding protein, giving the protein MSEANKQPVSPEGIIQMQGVNKWYGQFHVLKDINLDVKQGERIVLCGPSGSGKSTTIRCLNRLEEHQQGRIVVDGVELTNDLKQIETVRREVGMVFQHFNLFPHLTILQNCTLAPMWVRKMPKRKAEEIAMHYLERVRIPEQAHKYPGQLSGGQQQRVAIARALCMKPKIMLFDEPTSALDPEMVKEVLDTMIGLAEDGMTMLCVTHEMGFARTVANRVIFMDKGEIVEQAAPNDFFDNPQNDRTKLFLSQILH
- a CDS encoding GIY-YIG nuclease family protein, which produces MPEHLVNSSSDSIEPRSWFVYLVRAANGSLYCGVSNDPVRRFASHQSGKGARFFLSSPAVALVYTEACSSKSEALRQERLIKKLKKSAKECLVASALSR
- a CDS encoding amino acid ABC transporter substrate-binding protein, translated to MKVLKSTLAIVCAAAALGVSSFAQAGATLDAVQKKGFVQCGVSDGLPGFSVPDATGKILGIDADFCRAVAAAVFGDATKVKFSQLNAKERFTALQSGEIDILSRNTTMTSSRDAGMGLKFPGFITYYDGIGFLVNNKLGVKSAKELDGATICIQAGTTTELNVSDYFRGNGLKYTPITFDTSDESAKSLESGRCDVLTSDKSQLFAQRSKLAAPKDYVVLPETISKEPLGPVVRNGDDEWLAIVRWTGYAMLNAEEAGITSKNVEAQAKSTKNPDVARMLGADGEYGKDLKLPKDWVVQIVKQVGNYGEVFEKNLGKSTPLEIDRGLNALWTNGGIQYAPPVR
- a CDS encoding FadR/GntR family transcriptional regulator → MIDIAPLIKRSLVDLALEQLRQRITQGKWAVGERLPTEPELSAELGISRNTVREAMRVLAFSGLIEIRQGDGSYLRSMTDPLGAMKAMSQCSLGQAQETRQILEVEAIGLAALRRTEEDLQTLREALAESAQRFHGELESYIRADLIFHQRLVDAAHNPALSELYHYFSSIVAAQLRQTLNVQPRRQAVFDLHDALLDAVEQQDPERAKRLCRQLINEP